Sequence from the Leptospira montravelensis genome:
GAGAGTCATCAACGAAATCGCCCAAGATGAGGCTAAACGTTTGGGTTCCGATTTTATCGGTCCTGAACACATTCTACTTGGGCTTCTCCGGGAGGAGGACTCTGTCGCGATTAAGATTCTTACGAATCTAAACATCAATTTGAACGAACTCCGTAAAGAAGTCGAAAAGAGAACTCGTGAGGGTTCCGGTGCCTTGTTATTGGATGTAAGCCAAGGACAAGACAAATACCAAAAAATGATCGAAGTTTCTAAAGAGGAAGCAAAACGCCTCAAACATAACTATGTGGGAACTGAGCACATTCTTTTGGCACTACTTCGCGATAACAATAATATTGCGGGTGGATCGTTATCATCGTTCAGCGTAAATTATAACGTCATTAAATCTGAGATTTTACGACTTTTGGGAGCTCCACCCTCTGGTGCGGTGGGAGCAGGAACTACAGGAACACAATCCGGTCCACAAGGCCAAACACAAACTGCAGCACCAAGACAGGAAAAAAGTAAAACTCCTATTTTGGATGAGTTTGCACGGGACCTAACCCAACTCGCACGCGAGAAAAAACTAGATCCTGTGATTGGTCGCTCCAAAGAAATCGAAAGAGTCATTCAAATCCTCTCTCGTAAAACAAAAAACAATCCAGTTCTTGTGGGAGAATCAGGTGTGGGTAAAACGGCCATCGTTGAAGGTCTTGCCCAAGCTGTGATCGACAAGTTAGTTCCCGATTTACTTTTCGATAAACGAGTGTTATCTCTTGATTTGGCAAGTCTCATTGCAGGAACCAAATACCGAGGTGAGTTTGAAGAACGATTGAAAAAAATCATGAAAGAAATCGTTACTTCGCAAAACATCATCATCTTTATCGATGAGTTACACACTCTCATTGGAGCAGGGGCTGCCGAAGGGGCTGTGGATGCGGCAAACATTCTAAAACCTGCACTCGCTCGTGGGGAATTACAATGTATTGGTGCGACAACGAATAACGAATACCGTAAATACATCGAAAAAGATTCTGCTCTGGAAAGAAGATTTCAAATGGTGAAGGTTCTTGAACCTTCCGTTGATGATGCAGTTCTTATCTTAGATGGTTTGAAAAAAGCATATGAAGCTCATCATAAGGTTCGTTATACAGAAAAAGCCATTGAACAAGCGGTTAAGTTATCTCACCGTTATATCAACGATCGCTTTTTGCCAGACAAAGCAATTGATATCATTGATGAGGCTGGTGCAAAAGCTCGTCTTGCTAATTGCCAACGTCCGAACGAAATCAAAGAGATTGAAGAAGAAATCAAAGCTCTTTCCGTTAAAAAAGAAGATTTGGTTCGTAGCCAAGAGTATGAAAAAGCAGCCGCAGTTCGCGATGAAGTGAATCGTAAAAAAGGCCAATTGGAAGAAAAAACCAAACAGTGGCAAGAACGAATGGAAGGTTATGCTGTTTCTATTGAAGAAGAAGATATACTTTCTGTTGTGAGTCTTTGGACAGGAATTCCATTGAAAAAAATGGAAGAGTCCGAAAATACAAAACTTCTCAATTTGGAAGAAGACATCAAAGGTCGTATTGTTGGACAAACCGATGCCATTGAAAAAGTAGCTCGTGCTGTCAGACGTTCACGCACAGGTCTCAAAAGTGAAAAACGCCCTACCGGATCGTTTATTTTCCTTGGACCAACAGGTGTAGGAAAAACAGAACTTGCAAAAGCTCTCGCAGAACAACTGTTTGGATCGGAAGACAATATGCTCCGCATCGATATGTCGGAATATATGGAACCTCATGCAGTATCCCGTCTGATTGGAGCTCCTCCGGGTTACGTAGGATATGATGATGGCGGCCAACTCACTGAATTTGTGAGAAGAAAGCCATATAGTTTGGTTTTACTCGACGAAATCGAAAAGGCACACCATGACCTTTTTAATATCTTACTCCAAATTATGGAAGAAGGGAATTTAACTGACACCAAAGGTCGTAAGGTAAACTTCCGCGATACCATCATCATCATGACTTCGAACATCGCTGCGAAAGAAATTTCGAAAGGTGGGCGATTGGGTTTTGAAGACTTCGCAGAAGAAAGAGAAACTTACAAAGCAGAACAAGCTCGTGAACAGTTGAAAAAACATTTTAACCCAGAATTCCTCAACCGTGTGGATGAGGTGGTTTACTTTGCTCCTCTCAAAAAAGAAGAGATTGTAAGCATTGTGGATATCATGTTAAAAGACTTTAACAAACGTTTGACTGAAAAGAAGGTGCTTGTAGATCTTTCTCTTTCTGCCAAAGAACATTTTGCAACCATTGGATACGACCAAAACTATGGAGCCCGTCCACTCCGACGTGTGTTCCAAAGAGAATTGGAAGATTATATGGCTGTGCAGTCTTTGAAAGGCGTTTATGATAACCCAACGAAGATTCAGGTAGACTTTGTGGAAGGAAAACTCGTGTATTCGGAAACTCCTTGGTCTGATTACAAGGAAGCTCCGAAAAAAGACGACGGTTCTTCGCCAAGCACAGAGGAAAAAGATTTGGCTCTCGTTTAGAGAGCCTTTCGGGCAGGCGAACGGAAATGGCTATCCTCATTCCCCTCGTCTTCCTGTTTTCTTATTTCTTTATCCGCAAGATTTGGTTCCAACTCCGAAAAATTCGAACCGTTGGGACCATCGAGCGGATTGAACTTGGTTATATTCGCCCCAATTTAATTCTCCCCGAAGTGAAAGTTTTCTATAAATACTACTTCCAATCGGGATTGTATTTCGGATCTGGTTATCTCAATCTCTCCGATTTTCTCACCCATCAAGAATTCCATCTTCATTTGGGGCCTGGTGAAAATCCTATTTTATATACAGAAGATGCAGAGATCATCACGGAAGAACATATTGAACATTACTTGCTTTCCAAGGGGGGCAGTGTTTTCCTATACCTGGACCCCATCGAACCCTACCATTCCAGGATTGATTCGGTTAATTTGAATTCCATTACTGTTCCGTCGGACCTTTTATGAAACATTTGATTTATACTTTAGCCGTTACTTGTTTTCTTGTAACCTCCCTCCATTCCCAAGAAAAAGAACAAGTTGGTTCGGCTTACTTTCAAGCTGTAGATGAATACAAAGTAAAAAACTATAACAAGTCAATAGAGCTTGTAAAGAGTTTACTTACTGATGGTAAATCTTCCTATGAATTCTATGCTTTACTTGCATTTAACTATGATAAGTTGAACGACTTTGAAAATTCTTATAAAAATATCTTAGAAGCAAGAAAACGTAAACCTGACGATGAAGATCTTTTGTTAGCAAGTCTTGCAATCTTAACTCGCAACAAAAAATGGAAACCGGCCATTGAACTTGCCGAAAAAACTATCCCATTGTATCCGCAAAATCCTGAAGTAAGATACTTTTATGCACTGGCACTATCCGAAAAAGGTGCTTCCAAAACTGCACTTTCTCAAATTGAAAAAGCAAAAGCAGGTAGTCCCAATGACTTCCGAATGTTAGAGTTAGAGGGAAAAATCTATTATAATTTAAAAAATTATGATAAAGCGGATGTTAGTTTAAGATGGGCATCTTCTTTAAACCAAAATTCTGCTGAAATTTGGAATAACCTGGCTCTCGTCCAAGAATCATTATACAAAACCAATAAAAAATTGGGTAAAAAATCTCAAGCAAACACCTATTTGACGGAGGCAAAGGAATGTATCCAAAAAGCTTCTGATTTAAATGGAGAAAGTAATACAATCAAAGAAAATTCAAAACGGATTGTTGCACTTAGCGATTTGTGAAAATAAAGTTTCATACACTTGGCTGTCGGTTGAACTTTTTTGAAACCGATGGTATGTATTCAGTTCTCAAAGACAAAGGATTTTCTTTAGCAGAAGCCGAGGAAAAGGCGCAGTACATTGTTGTGAATACTTGTACTGTTACTAATAAAGCTGATGTAAAAAACAGGAACATCATTCGAAATGCCATACGCACAAACCCTGGTGCAAAGGTTTATGTGACAGGTTGTTATGCAGAAACTGACAAAGAAGTTTTACTTAATATTCCTGGTGTGTTTGGTGTATTCGGTAATACCGAAAAAAGTTCTCTACCTTATAAAATTTTAGAAGACTTTGAAGGAAAAGAAGTATATCCAACTAAAGAACTGGATCGATTTTCCTATTCGGACGTACTGCCGGAAGGCCATACTCGAGCGTATTTAAAAATACAAGATGGTTGTAACAGAAAATGTTCCTATTGTAAAATCCCAGCTGCACGTGGTCTTGGAGTCAGTAGAAATTATAACGACATTTTAGATCAAGTTAGATACCTTCAAGACAATGGAGTTGGGGAAATTCAGTTAACTGGCGTTAATTTAGGATGGTATCGATTAGAAAATGGTGAAAAAGGTTTTTTAAATCTTTTAGAAGATATTTTAAAAATCTTAGAATATTCTCGTATTCGTCTTTCTTCCATAGAGCCGCCAGATGTAGGATCCGGGTTACTGGATTTAATGAAACACCCCAGATTTTGTAAATTTTTACATATTCCTATTCAAAGTGGTAGCCGAAAAATTTTAAAAGATATGCGGCGAACATATCATCCAGATGCATTTCGAACAAGGATTGAACTAGCAAAAGAGAAACTGCCTGGTTTATTTCTTGGAACTGATGTCATTGTGGGATTTCCTTCGGAAACAGAAGTTGAATTTAATGAAACAAAACAATTGTTAATTGAGCTTGGTTTTGCAAAATTACATGTATTCCCTTATTCTGTTCGAAAGGGCACAACTGCTGAATCCTTTGGCGATCCGATTCCAGGTGATGAAAAAAAACGCAGAGTATTAAATTTGATGGCTCTCAGTTCTGAATTGCACAAAAAATATTCTGAATCGGTCATTGGTAAAACCTATGAGGCCATTCTTGAAAGTGATGGACGGTTTGTAACAGATAATTATCTGAAAGGTAAACTTGCTGATTCTTTCCGATTTGATACCTTACAAACTGGACAATTTGTAGATGTTAGGTGCGTAGAGTACAAACCTGCTAAAGATAAAGAAGGTGAGTTTGTTTTTGGACTGTCCCTATAATTTCTATTAGAAAAAGAATTCCCAAAAACAATCAATTAGTTACAATTAGGTCAACATGGATCGTAAAAAACTATATATTCCTGGATTTATCTTTGTAATCGTTCTAATCCTTTCTTCTGTTTGGTTTTTTCGGAATTCTCAATCTAACCGATTAGGAATTGAAAGAGGGTCTTTGGTCGAAGCAGTATATGCTCTTGGCACTGTAAAACCAGTCGAAAGTTTTAGTTTAAAATTTGGAATTGCAGCTTCGGTTCGAGAAATTTTTGTAGAAGAGGGCCAAACCGTTACAAAGGACCAAGCTCTACTTGTAAACGATTCAGGAATTACTTTCCGATCTCCATTTAATGGCACCTTAACCAAGTTAAATGTTGCAAAAAATGAAACAGCAATGCCAGGCCTGCCTCTTTTAGAGATCCAAAATTTAAAAGAAGTTTATATTTCCGTTTCTTTAGACCAAGAATCTGCGTTACGTGTCAAACCAGGTCAACTTGCTCAACTTAGTTTTGAATCCATACGAGGAAATGTTTATAAAGGAAAGGTCGAACGGATATATCCATCGAACGGACAATTTTTGGTTAGGATCGAACCAAATGAACTTCCGCAAGGAATTTTACCGGATATGACTACCGATGTGGCTATCGAAGTTTCTTCCAAAGAAAACGTAATCTTAGTTCCGTTAGTTGCCGTTGACCGAGGAAAAATTATTAGGTATCGTGATGGCAAACGTGAAAAAATTGAAATTCGTATTGGAGCCATCAATTCAGAATATGGAGAGTTAGTCCAAGGTGATCTGAAAGAAGGCGACGAAGTATTGGTTAAAAACTGATATGTTGTTTCTTGCGATAAGACAGATCCTTTCAAGACCACAACAATCCATTCTTACATTGATCGGAATCGTACTTGGTACTGCAGGTTATATTGTTTTCTCGGGAATTATGTTGGGTTTTCAAGCTGTCATAACTGACCAATTGGTGAACACTGACGGACAGATCAAAATTTCGCCTAAAGATGAACTGATAACGGAAAGAACATTTGAAGAAGTTTTTTTTCAAGGAAAAGTAGTGCGTTGGTTGTCGCCACCTTCCGGCAGAACCGACAATTCCCGGTTAACGAATGTTCTAGGTTGGATGGATAAGTTATCCAATGATCACCGAGTCATTTCTTTTGCACCGCAGCTTACCAAAGAAGTTATTTTTGTAAATGGGAAAGCAACGGCTCCAGCTAGGTTTGTTGGAGTTGATCCGACGATCCAACCTAAAGTAACTAATATAAGTGATTACATTGTAGAAGGAAAAATTTCCGATTTATCTAGAGGGACTTCGCTTGCCATTATGGGTGAAGGTGTTTTGAATAAACTTGGTGCAAAAATTGGTGATACCATTTCCGTATATATTCCAGGTTCTGATTTAATCCCTATAAAGGTGGTTGGTATTTTGAGTACTGGAAATCGTTTGGTTGATGAAGTCACCGTATATTCTGCATTGTCTACTGTACAAAGTGTAACAAAATCTAGTGGAGAAATCTCTCAAATTATTGTAAAAATTAATGATATTCGATCTGCTGCTGCAATTGCCGCTGAATTTCGGTATTTTAGTAAAGATAAAGTGGAAAGTTGGGACGAAGTAAATGCAAGTATTCTTCAAGTCTTTAAAACACAGGATATTGTTAGAAACTCTACCACTTTTACAATCATTCTTGTCGTAGCATTCGGAATATATAATATTCTAAATATGGTTGTGAACCAAAAGAAAAAGGAAGTGGCCATCCTTCGTTCCATTGGGTTCGACGAAAAAGATACAATCCAACTTTTTATTTTCCAAGGCTTGTTTTTAGGTACACTTGGAGCTGTCATTGGAATCGTTGTGGGAATATTTGGATGTTATTATATAGATGGAATTCCCATTGGTGATCCAAAACAAAATTCCAAAGCTTTAATGAAAACGATGATGATTTCTTGGGACTGGATGATATATGTAAAAGGGTTTTGTATCGCCGTTATCAGTGCATCCATTGCGAGTTATATACCTGCACGTATGGCAAGCCGTCTTTCACCTGTCGATATTATCCGAGGGGCAACATAAATGATTGGAATAGATGCCAAACATATTTTTAAATCCTTCGGAGAACCACCGCAAGAAGTATTAAAAGATGTTTCGTTAGATATTGATATTGGTGATTTTGTTGCCCTCACTGGAAAGTCGGGTTCCGGTAAATCAACGTTACTCTATATTGTAAGTGGTTTGGACAATCCAACAAGTGGTGAAGTCAAACTGAATGGAAGTTCCCTTTCTGGAATGGGAAGCAAAGAAATTCATGCCTTACGAAATCAATCGATAGGATTTGTCTTTCAATTCCACTACTTACTTCCTGAGCTTACGGGACTAGAAAATATAACTATGCCGGCGAGAAAAACTGGATCGCATAAACTCACTGAAGACTATGCTTTGCATTTGATGGAAAGTTTTTCTGTATTACATTGTAAAGATAAGTTTCCGAGCCAAATGTCTGGTGGAGAAGGGCAAAGGGTTGCGATTGCGCGTGCTTTAGTTCAAAAGCCAAAATTTCTTTTTGCCGACGAACCGACTGGCAATTTAGATACAGTTAACGGCGATAAGGTGATGGAGATTTTTAAGCGAATCAACAAAGAGGATGGAACTACCATTCTTTTTGTAACTCATGATCCAGATTATGCGAGTTTAGCGAGTCGTAGGGTCCATATGGTTGACGGAAAAATTGCAGAAATTTCCTAAAAATTCTGTTATATTATCATAAAACCGATTTTATAGCAGATTTTTTCCAAAAAAATTAATGAATTCGAGAGTTCTTAACCGACCTTGGCATAAGATATGTTTGAACACTTTGAAACTGACGCCATCCGCATCCAAACCAAACGAACTGGAGAAAAAGAACATTCCACTCCTTTATTTTTAACTTCAAGTTTTGTTTTTGATGATGCGGAACATGCAAGGGCACTTTTTGCAGAAGAAGTTACGGGCAACCAATACACTAGATTCTCTAATCCCAATACGACAGAGCTCATAGATAAACTTTGTTCTTTAGAACATACAGAAGATGGAATTGCGACTGCTTCTGGGATGTCTGCTGTTTTTACTTCCGTGTTTGGACTTGTTCAGTCTGGAGATCATATCGTTTCAGCTCGTGCAATTTTTGGATCCACACATCAAATATTTGCGAATATACTTCCTAGGTTTGGAGTCACAACTACATACGTTGATATCAACAAACCAGAGTTATGGGAAGAGGCATTTCAAGAAAATACCAAAATCGTATATATAGAAACTCCATCGAATCCAGGTCTAGATATAGTAGATTTAGAATGGGTAGCTGCCTTATGTAAAAAGAAAAAAGCCATACTTATAGTTGATAATTGTTTTTGTTCCCCGTATATCCAAAGACCTGCAGAATTCGGAGCCGATGTTGTGATTCATTCTGCAACTAAATATTTGGATGGCCAAGGCCGTGTGATTGCAGGTGTCATTTTAGGGAAAAAAGAATACATACAGCCGATTCGTTATATGGCCCGAAATACGGGACCATCTTTATCTCCAATGAATGCTTGGATCATATCGAAAAGTTTAGAAACCTTGGCTGTACGTATGGATAGACATTCAGAAAACGCAATGAAATTGGCTGAATTTTTGGAACAATCCCCTGATGTAGATTTAGTTAGATATCCTTTTTTACCAAATGATCCTGGTTATGCGATAGCCAAAAAACAAATGAAATCTGGAGGTGGAATTGTATCTTTTGTCATCAAAGGTGGAGTAGAAAGAGCAAGAAAATTTTTGGATTCATTGAAATGGTTTTCTCTCACTGCCAATTTAGGTGATACTCGAACCACTGTCACTCATCCTACTTCTACCACTCATTCTAAACTTTCGGAAGCAGAAAGGTTAACTGTGGGAATTTTACCGGGACTGATACGAGTTTC
This genomic interval carries:
- a CDS encoding efflux RND transporter periplasmic adaptor subunit; the protein is MDRKKLYIPGFIFVIVLILSSVWFFRNSQSNRLGIERGSLVEAVYALGTVKPVESFSLKFGIAASVREIFVEEGQTVTKDQALLVNDSGITFRSPFNGTLTKLNVAKNETAMPGLPLLEIQNLKEVYISVSLDQESALRVKPGQLAQLSFESIRGNVYKGKVERIYPSNGQFLVRIEPNELPQGILPDMTTDVAIEVSSKENVILVPLVAVDRGKIIRYRDGKREKIEIRIGAINSEYGELVQGDLKEGDEVLVKN
- a CDS encoding ABC transporter ATP-binding protein, with amino-acid sequence MIGIDAKHIFKSFGEPPQEVLKDVSLDIDIGDFVALTGKSGSGKSTLLYIVSGLDNPTSGEVKLNGSSLSGMGSKEIHALRNQSIGFVFQFHYLLPELTGLENITMPARKTGSHKLTEDYALHLMESFSVLHCKDKFPSQMSGGEGQRVAIARALVQKPKFLFADEPTGNLDTVNGDKVMEIFKRINKEDGTTILFVTHDPDYASLASRRVHMVDGKIAEIS
- a CDS encoding ABC transporter permease: MLFLAIRQILSRPQQSILTLIGIVLGTAGYIVFSGIMLGFQAVITDQLVNTDGQIKISPKDELITERTFEEVFFQGKVVRWLSPPSGRTDNSRLTNVLGWMDKLSNDHRVISFAPQLTKEVIFVNGKATAPARFVGVDPTIQPKVTNISDYIVEGKISDLSRGTSLAIMGEGVLNKLGAKIGDTISVYIPGSDLIPIKVVGILSTGNRLVDEVTVYSALSTVQSVTKSSGEISQIIVKINDIRSAAAIAAEFRYFSKDKVESWDEVNASILQVFKTQDIVRNSTTFTIILVVAFGIYNILNMVVNQKKKEVAILRSIGFDEKDTIQLFIFQGLFLGTLGAVIGIVVGIFGCYYIDGIPIGDPKQNSKALMKTMMISWDWMIYVKGFCIAVISASIASYIPARMASRLSPVDIIRGAT
- a CDS encoding ATP-dependent Clp protease ATP-binding subunit: MLEFTKRAKRVINEIAQDEAKRLGSDFIGPEHILLGLLREEDSVAIKILTNLNINLNELRKEVEKRTREGSGALLLDVSQGQDKYQKMIEVSKEEAKRLKHNYVGTEHILLALLRDNNNIAGGSLSSFSVNYNVIKSEILRLLGAPPSGAVGAGTTGTQSGPQGQTQTAAPRQEKSKTPILDEFARDLTQLAREKKLDPVIGRSKEIERVIQILSRKTKNNPVLVGESGVGKTAIVEGLAQAVIDKLVPDLLFDKRVLSLDLASLIAGTKYRGEFEERLKKIMKEIVTSQNIIIFIDELHTLIGAGAAEGAVDAANILKPALARGELQCIGATTNNEYRKYIEKDSALERRFQMVKVLEPSVDDAVLILDGLKKAYEAHHKVRYTEKAIEQAVKLSHRYINDRFLPDKAIDIIDEAGAKARLANCQRPNEIKEIEEEIKALSVKKEDLVRSQEYEKAAAVRDEVNRKKGQLEEKTKQWQERMEGYAVSIEEEDILSVVSLWTGIPLKKMEESENTKLLNLEEDIKGRIVGQTDAIEKVARAVRRSRTGLKSEKRPTGSFIFLGPTGVGKTELAKALAEQLFGSEDNMLRIDMSEYMEPHAVSRLIGAPPGYVGYDDGGQLTEFVRRKPYSLVLLDEIEKAHHDLFNILLQIMEEGNLTDTKGRKVNFRDTIIIMTSNIAAKEISKGGRLGFEDFAEERETYKAEQAREQLKKHFNPEFLNRVDEVVYFAPLKKEEIVSIVDIMLKDFNKRLTEKKVLVDLSLSAKEHFATIGYDQNYGARPLRRVFQRELEDYMAVQSLKGVYDNPTKIQVDFVEGKLVYSETPWSDYKEAPKKDDGSSPSTEEKDLALV
- a CDS encoding tetratricopeptide repeat protein, producing MKHLIYTLAVTCFLVTSLHSQEKEQVGSAYFQAVDEYKVKNYNKSIELVKSLLTDGKSSYEFYALLAFNYDKLNDFENSYKNILEARKRKPDDEDLLLASLAILTRNKKWKPAIELAEKTIPLYPQNPEVRYFYALALSEKGASKTALSQIEKAKAGSPNDFRMLELEGKIYYNLKNYDKADVSLRWASSLNQNSAEIWNNLALVQESLYKTNKKLGKKSQANTYLTEAKECIQKASDLNGESNTIKENSKRIVALSDL
- a CDS encoding trans-sulfuration enzyme family protein; its protein translation is MFEHFETDAIRIQTKRTGEKEHSTPLFLTSSFVFDDAEHARALFAEEVTGNQYTRFSNPNTTELIDKLCSLEHTEDGIATASGMSAVFTSVFGLVQSGDHIVSARAIFGSTHQIFANILPRFGVTTTYVDINKPELWEEAFQENTKIVYIETPSNPGLDIVDLEWVAALCKKKKAILIVDNCFCSPYIQRPAEFGADVVIHSATKYLDGQGRVIAGVILGKKEYIQPIRYMARNTGPSLSPMNAWIISKSLETLAVRMDRHSENAMKLAEFLEQSPDVDLVRYPFLPNDPGYAIAKKQMKSGGGIVSFVIKGGVERARKFLDSLKWFSLTANLGDTRTTVTHPTSTTHSKLSEAERLTVGILPGLIRVSVGLEHIDDIIAEVKQALANSK
- the mtaB gene encoding tRNA (N(6)-L-threonylcarbamoyladenosine(37)-C(2))-methylthiotransferase MtaB yields the protein MKIKFHTLGCRLNFFETDGMYSVLKDKGFSLAEAEEKAQYIVVNTCTVTNKADVKNRNIIRNAIRTNPGAKVYVTGCYAETDKEVLLNIPGVFGVFGNTEKSSLPYKILEDFEGKEVYPTKELDRFSYSDVLPEGHTRAYLKIQDGCNRKCSYCKIPAARGLGVSRNYNDILDQVRYLQDNGVGEIQLTGVNLGWYRLENGEKGFLNLLEDILKILEYSRIRLSSIEPPDVGSGLLDLMKHPRFCKFLHIPIQSGSRKILKDMRRTYHPDAFRTRIELAKEKLPGLFLGTDVIVGFPSETEVEFNETKQLLIELGFAKLHVFPYSVRKGTTAESFGDPIPGDEKKRRVLNLMALSSELHKKYSESVIGKTYEAILESDGRFVTDNYLKGKLADSFRFDTLQTGQFVDVRCVEYKPAKDKEGEFVFGLSL